Genomic DNA from Nicotiana tabacum cultivar K326 chromosome 21, ASM71507v2, whole genome shotgun sequence:
AAATACGATGCTCATGTAATTTGTTTTTTATCATAGAGGAAGGAAAGCAATGAAATCCGATAAATTATCAAAGATATAAAATTTCCACACAcggcacgaacaactcacgtgccaataatatgaatgcccagcatggtcacaggcctccagtcctagcatatcatacatgagcaattaaacaagtacacttgtatatatgataatgaaataggattctcatgctcctggactggtataaatagcacgctatagtgtaagcatgtgcaaagtctgctatcacacttcaaattggcaatttaacgcagaaatagtaactaccccatttattcagggaattagcctcttgtaacctcaagtgtagcctaGATAGTTCTCCACAATTgtacgaatacgagaaacgttataactttttgcttaacagtcaactctacgcatatcatagcctaagcattcttctgagtatgaatacttgccccgatgcccatatatgggctcaaacctcacatatatgcacactcatagcgcgtagctatcacaaataattaactcAACTAGTGCCtctactgagtttaaataaaatactcacctcaaataggtcacaaccctgaaataatatGCTTTTGAGAACtctagtctccaaattcatacgacacatgaatcatcataactgatcccaactctagtattcgaatgactaacacatctttcacgcACGATCATCCCACCAGAAATATTTCCataattcttttgtgccacatagaaataatttgGGTATCAGCAATctatcaaccaggcgagtaccgaaataccgatgaacatccgtaagtcaaaacacaatgcgccttctgaaatgcgcacccttctcaaggATTACTGGGCAGTTATGACATTCCTCTAAATATCTACAATTGGCCATTATGTCCAAAATTTGTGACCTTCCCTTCAGGACtaaactgccaccttgtacatgtaaatcttaaccccacacaacacaccacatctaccATGCCattatgtgacaagcacaagaatctcattatgaactctgagtcaccagcaaattacatacccggttagttagaaacctctcTATTGCTTCCTTCTATGAGGAAAccataatacacaacacgttctccacatcggtagaaaatatctggttataaccatggtagaaaccatcaagaatgctttgaaatccattttcacataaccaagctattaaaGCTGAATCTccctaactcgaccaagccacacatgtcaccaaacccaagaaaattGTCACCAAAACATTTGTAGAGCCGCATCACATCGTAGGTAACCAAAGAGTCGATCatgccattaccatactggtctagaCTACTACCAGTCGttctattttctccgagtttcttcgaattatcctcaagttgacacttctccttgttagAACTCCacaatccttacccaaagctcactacaagacatcctaacataaaatcaCATCGTCCTAAGGCCCACAAGTTACTGTATTGTTCTTAAGCACCCCCAtaagtaccacaaccgaaacgcccactctaaaaataccttatgtgaatttaaaattgttcttttacctttcttatgCTGGactgtagaatccatagtcatacagaattaccgcaagtccgaCACCATTAAATATACATCTCAGATTCAATCCATACACAAATCCGAAAAAATTCTCGATTgccatatataaatcttgaacccattagaacttactcgagagtcatccactctccTCAAATCTCAATTTCACCGCTCAAACGGGCCGAACTGCCTATGCtcaattagcacaacaacactccaaagaagtaaccatgccttaacgcaaccgagcaaattcataCAGCGTGCACACTACATccgtcacgaataacaactcaacgCATTTcgtgattttcatatactcataaagtgtaATGTAACCTGTATCCAGGaatttctttactcgagtcatcctcgatctcaatctctacaagtcataaccgatTCACATGTATGCCTCTAACCGAAAccagtacaacacataaccatgaaattaaATCGCCAATAGAAGGctctcccacttggctcaaagccatagaacaaaacattccataactcacaatatccaaACTCTATTACTATCATAATACTGTAGTCATTTCAACGAAAACTCTTCACAAGCTCAGGTAACGCAAATCATAAAATACCttaaatcatctactaagctcgccTTCATCCTTGTGAtggtcaagtcaactttctcaaccaatccaaactcgAATCTCAATACATATACCCTGATGTTAGAAAAGAAACTCCccacacaacattataaggaatacaccaacgtagattactccgcaggagataacccacctgcttagtctcaaattggcatgttgctataccctttcgcatccACAAtttctacgcaatcacttaatctttctgagtccaaactcattatcaagacatgagaatttaatttatccCCAATTTCACAACGTAAAAGAcccttcaacacactcataacccGAGACTATAAGTCACATCAAGATAGAAattaagcacccaatagtccttttcacatcccaAACAAACTCATCCCGTCATATTCAAACCAACTAGACACATTCTGTAGTCACATCATGCTCATCATATAGCTATTCAACCGCTCATtaagccacaaattccactcacaGGGACACTACTGGACATATGAGTTCAAATGTATAAGTTCACACaattgaagctaccgagcctaagttgcggtctaaatctggcctcaagtcctccagattaCCATCACCagaacacataatacacatctcaaatatcgttcatggaatcacaagccggcgatgcacagcagatgccgagcgctcacatgcgcacacgaatacgtggaaggaattcaaagagttatttttcaagatgaatcaattctgcacgataaggaaagaaagatgcgaaattatcctaaatgccttgtagcctctcgaagataagtatggacgtcatcatatcgatccgcaagcctctactagacacttgctcatgacttgtagaacctatgaacctagagctctgataccaacttgtcacgacccaaaattcaactagtcgtgatggcacctaacctcacccactaggtaagccaaatacaCACAATCTGATTCAATTAATAATTAACTGACtataatacactccccaaggagtggtagtacaaatcatgatcttctaagattagaatttaaaaactggtatgaaataaatacatcatctattcgaaGTATACACAAACAGAttcttataaatctaaggctaccatgaacaagaggcagttatgaccggaacacaggtacatcttcaaatccagctcccatcgatcacagcaacatcaacatccaatatctgcatgcaaggtgcagaagtatagtataagtataaccgaccccatgtactcactaagtaataaacctaaccttaggttgaaagtagtgacgcgCTGGAACACAAGtcagggtccaacaccaatagccaacaacatttCATAACCATATAATTTAAAGCATCACAAGTAATAATCTAACAATAACATGCTcaacttaatcatgatttctgaaaatacctttgcctttcaagtgtatcagtgaaaactcaagtaTTTTACCGAAGtttccaaaaatatgagtaagtttgaaacattaatttttccaaaattcctttcaacaataaataagatgtttcattttctttccacatAGCCAATGGAAAATGCATCAatatgcccatatgccaatatgtgtgagaagtcatgaatgacgtgatactatacaacatgagaaaaatacatctctatgcatgtatgtcaagtgtgcatgtcaatgcgatgcacctcaatgataaaaccatatgcatactctcagagtatcatttcactaaATCCTTCCAGTCACTCAATTCTctcagtcactcaatcctctcagtcactccatcctcacagtcactcaatcctcacagtcactcatgcctcacagtcactcggcactcgcgctcggcactcgcgctcggcactcgcacttagaactcgcactcagtaggtacctgcgctcactaggggtatgtacagactccggagaaactccttcagtccaagcgttataacaagccaatcatgacaTAAATCAGTCACTCATGCTATGGCgtgcggcccgatcccataaataataatatatataaagtcaatatcatgttgcggcgtgcagttcgatcccataatcatcctcacaatcaggccctcggcctcactcagtcatcaatctctccagtctcttgggctcacaatgtcatgaaaatcagcccaaaatgatgctatgatgaatcaataaatagcaacagagactgagagataatatgaaatgaatgaacatgactgagttttaaaacttcaatttaaacaaattcaacaacaatatgacctctgtgggtctcaataatactggcatatagcctcaacatgattttaacatgattctcagctcaatagctctagtacgtagagatttccatgatttcagataagttcaggtaactacacagtaccacaggaatAACGGAATCATAGTTCacacggtgtacgcccacacgcccgtcacctagcatgcgcgtcacctcaataccaaacacataacatgtataatTCAGGTTTAAAAaactcagctccaagattagaagagttacttacctcaattcgagcaaattctttattccaataaaacTTTTTCTCATGATTcagcctccaaacgcctcgaatcttagtcaaaataattcgatacaatcaacacgaggtataagaatcaattccatatgaaaatgctaaatttcacaataaaaccccgaaattaattcaaaaattaacagtgggacccacatctcaaatcgcAGAAAACTCATGAAATCTGAACattcgttccgatacgagttcaaccatacaaaaactatcgaattccgacatcagattgaccttcaaaccttcattttatattttttgaagattttataaaaatctaatttttcttccataaattcacggattcatgatgtaaatgaatatgaaattataaaatataatcaatataggataagaaacacttaccccaatatttttccgtcaAAATCGCCCAGAAATGGCCTAAATCAAGCTccataaactcaaaaatgagtaaaaatggcaagaACCCCGTTTTATAGACCCTCTGTTGTTTTCGAGTGCCACAggagcgtggggcgctgcctgtggcgcagtATCCAGTACCCCAACAATTTCaagcgccccacgctgcccttGGTGCTGGcggcaatggaaaattattttcgacacggaaatgggcataactctctcatatgatgtccgaattcgacgattctttttgctatggatccataatttcaatacggatctaatgcttcaataagaACTGAATATGGAtatcattttcttaatgtgatactATAATACTCGAAGAAGTGACGTCGAAACATCCTAGGTTCGAtgtcgaaacatagcaaatcaagtccgattgacttcaaattttgcacataagtcataaatgacataatggacctattccaattttcagaatcggattccgaccccgatatcaaaaaggtCAACTCCCAGGTCAAACTtcctaacttaaatttttattttagtcatttcaagcctaatttaactactgaCTTTCAAGTAATTTTTcgaacatactcctaagtctaaaattatcatacggagctattggaactatcacaactccatttcggagttgtttgcacaaaagtcaaacttcggtcaacatttttcatttaagcttccaacatgaaattcattcttccgaactaatcccgaaacacctgaaaatcaaaaccgacaattcacacacgtcataatacatcatataaagttattcaagatttcaaatagtagaaaggagagtaattactcaaaaCGACAAGTTGGGCCGTTACAGTTTGCAAGCTGATTATGAACTTCACTAAGTTTTCAATCATCGGTAGTAtaacccaaaaataaaaaatactttaTTTCATAAAGGTAATAACTCGTTGTCTAGTGATTTTTAAACTACTGAAAGCCTACCTCATTCATAGTATTAAAAATTTTGATCGGTAATAACCGATTATTATATGCgatttcttaattaattaggtTATATTATATGTTAACTACAAATTGTCAATGTCATAGttcattgaagaaaagaaatagaggcaaaaaaaaattaagaacaaatagaaaaatatatttataaaaatgataaatctATATATAACAGAAAAAAAACATTAAAATCTCATTTCGACATCGGAGAAAATCACAACtcaaagttattgcaattgtaGAGTATAAATATATACAACAAAAAACAGATATCAAAATCTCTatgtattatttaaaaaaaatcattacTTCAACTTATACAACATAAACCTAAAGATGACAAAATCAAAGACCATTAATGAGAATTGTGAAATACGCTTTATTTCGATCTTCACCTCATTATTTGACACTTCCTCTTAAACATTCTTCTTAAGATTCACACATGTATGGAATATCTTCTTACATTTaccttaaacaaaaaataaagaatagaAATTATACCACATCTTAGTATAATTTTTTTTCCCACTACAATCTTTAACATAGAGATAGATCAAATCATCATAAGCAGAATATAAGATAGTTGAAggaaaaatgtaaaataatgagATAAATTGTCataaatttacatattaaatattTGGGAGTTATGAATATGAAAAGCAAAAGAGTTATTGAGATTATTAAAAATATTGGTTAGGAAGATAATGAGGTGAGAGTTATGAAGATAGAataatgataaaaattaaaaaaaaaggagaaaaaagataaatttgtTTCTTGGCTTGAGAGAGGTGCCACATCACTTTTCTATTTCCCACttttatatagatatatagatacttttaagtgctgaaactaaTTTAATAAATAAGTAGTTATGTGTTTGGATTTATACTTGACCAGATAATAAAACCATAGAATTAGCTACCATAATATATAAGCTACACAATTACTTGGAATCATGATGACAAATGTTTAAGTCACAAGTTTAGTTGAGAGAAACGACAACGATTCCTAAAACTAAGAGGAATGGAAGTGCTCGAAATGTTAACATGCTAAAATTAGATCGGGAAAGGACTctcattatattttttttcctttacaaatttgtgatattatataatttaaataaggaagAATTTAATACACTAAAAAATGTTGATTTCGAAgatctaaatattaggaaaataattaaatggttattcctaaatattaaaaaaataattaaatagctATTTTGTCTAGTATGAAATCAAactttaaaaggtaaaaatggcgaacgacatttcactaagagaatttgtgcttttaatataaatatagatagatagatagatagatagatagatagatagatataaataAATACTACGGGGAGAtagaattaaaataaattaagtcTTTATCTTAGCATACGTGTGTTGCACGTGTGCCTAGCATCAATCAATAAAATATATGTATAAAAAGAACATGTAAATTAAGTTTTAAAATATGTGCCTAGCGTCAATCACTAAAGAACATGCAGAGAGTTTTAAAATGACTACATTAAGGTAATATTTTacaataaataatttaatatattaaaaaaataagaaattatcatttattaaaatgaatatattaaaAAATGACAAGTCACTTAGTATCATTTTTTTTGTCTTATATTGTTTCACCCATATTGCATAAAGTTTGCATTTTTACCAATTTaacttttaatactatattataaacggatttttatgaaaatttcaaaaaaggtaattttttttattttcatttttgcaaATTAGTTAATTCAAAGACATATTACCAACCAATTTCTTActtttatattcttaaaattaaaatattttattagttaagcttgatacttaaattttagaaattttggaATTAATGAATTTTGAGATTACTCCCAAACATGGTTTAATAACcaaaactttaatttattttaaaattttaaaatattagagaaataattaaataattatcttattgtttacaaaaatactcATAAACCTTAGAAAAGAACTCCTAAACttgaaaaaacgaaaaagaaagtAATGTCTCataagcaaagaaaagaaaaacaaggactACTAAACTAATACTCGTAAACATTAAAAGAAGACACCTAAAACTGCTAAATCTAAATGGTTGATATGAAGGAGCCCTAAAATTGGACGGAAATTGAAAGTACTGGATTTTATATCGAAATTCTAATATTAGAGTAATAATTATTTGATTATTCTAAATATTAGAGAAATAGTTAAATGACTATTTCTACATATTAgataaaataacttaaattattattttatctaatgtaaaaatattttttacaagATACAAAAGAGGAATCTTACCTCAACGTATAACTTCTAAACTTCTTGAGAAATTTCTTCGTAGAAATCTTGGGCATGTCATAAACTGTTAATATTAAGTATATGTTAAAATAAGCAAAAAAGAACTATAATCGTACAATAAAACAATACTCAGTTACTTAGTTTTCATACCATGTTTGCTCTTGCTCCAAATACTCAAATTGAAGTAGCACCGGAGAAGGATCACTCTTAACTTCATCACCGACGAACTGATGGCAAATAAATCGTTTGATAATAGGTACAAACAATATTACATTTGGCGTAGAACACTGGAATAATTCTAAAATTTAATATTAATTcacttttttcttattctaaagattAGGTTGATGAATGCATTAGCCAACCATAATAGTGTTCATGAAGAATAAAGAGTTTTTGACCTCTTTAATTGCATACTAAATAGTAATAAGTTTCACACCtatatttttattcctttttccttttgaaccAGTGCAATTTTGACTTCTCTTTCATAGGGAGAATATATAATAAGTTTCCTATTATAATATCctataattatttaatttcctTTTCTTAACCTACGACAGTCCCTCTTCGTATGGGATGTCTATTTTTTTTGGGAAAGTTTCCCACTTATAtacttctttttttccttttctcctacGATATTTTGTTTTTTGCTATAaacttaattttttatttgtatttacaTTTTTATCCTACTTAGAGTGCTCTTAACGAAGGATAAAAATGACGAACGGCATTACGCTAAGGgtctttgtgcttttaatataatatatagatatagatttgtCGTGGTTTGACTTgacattaaatttaagaaaaaagggaagatttttaaaacttgtggcCTTAATATACCACAATAATAGTGTGGTCATAAAACATTTGAAACTTGTGGCATTAAATATTCCATATCATTTGTGTGactagaaaatttcaaaaaaatataaaaatatgtttcTTTTTTCAAACAGACTAATAAACAAATAATATGAGTACATAAAAGTTGGACATCACTTAATTATTGGGCCTACTAGACAAAGCCTGCGTATTCTCTATTAAAGGAAAGGAGGCAGCCTTATCCATAACAGACAAGCCCATTTGTAATTTGTAAACATCAAAACAAACAGGCTAAGCAGATAAGATGAAATAGGAAGTTGCTCAACTTCTGATGAGGATTTTCCATTCTAGTTCTAGAGGGAGGAAGAGAAGTAGAAAGCAAGAGAGATGGCGGGAGCTTCCATATCTTCTTCTTGTTGGAGCTTAACTGGAAAATTCAAAACCCTTTCTCTCAATCCCTCTCACCCAAATCCAAATGCTGCTGCTTTCAAGCCCCTAAGCTTTTCTGCTAACACTTCGGTCAATCTATTTTCCAAAGGTACTCAGATCAGTTCATATACAACAACCATTCGCTTTAATTAAGGGCTCCTTATGATTTACAAATTGGTAAATTTTCAGGGTTTGTTTCGCTGACTCATCTGCAAAGGCCGTCACGTCGTTCCATTGTTTGCGAAGCTGCTCCAACGAAAAAAGCAGATTCAGCTGCCAAAAGAGCACGCCAAGCTGAGAAGAGGCGAATTTACAACAAAGCTCGAAAATCTGAGGTCAAAACTCGGATGAAGAAGGTATATTGCAATCCTAATTACTGATTTCCTGATAAACTTAGTTTGATTGAGCTTAATTCTGTTTCAATTGTCACCTATTGCATGTCCCACTGATTTTCCAACTTGTGCATTAATTTTTCATTGTTCTCAAAAAATTTCTGCACGACCATATTCATCTTTTTCCCTTTGAAGTTGTCTCGCGTAAGCATATTGGCCAAACTTGAATGAGTCAAAATGAGTTGAATCAATAAATGGATGATAATTCAATCCTGTCCAAAGTTTATTGGGTCAAGATGGGTTGATTAACTTGGTGGGACGCTGTAAATATCAATCGAGCGGTGACAAAACTAAAATGAGAGCACAGCATATACTGGAAATTTTAGGAAACAAAGAAAAAACCATTGCTAGTAAGTAATGACTTTTTAAGGTGCAAGTCCCCCTATGAAGCTATGTTCCATATCTCCGCGTGAAGCTAATGTCTTATCTCATATATTTGGGATGTCCCATAATGTGTTCTACTGTTACCACTTAATAGTTTTTAGGATCAAAAGTGAACATTTTCCAGAAAGACTAACTATTACTTTGCCGAAAAGTTAAAGCTATATGGCAACTTGCATACCTGCATATTTAAGGTAGTGTTTTCCTATTACAGGTTTTGGAAGAATTGGACAGCCAGAGGAAGTTCTTACCATCGAGAAGCTGATAGCAGAGGCATATTCAGTAATTGATAAAGCAGTCAAAGTAGGAACGCTTCACAGGAACAC
This window encodes:
- the LOC107805834 gene encoding small ribosomal subunit protein bS20c, which codes for MAGASISSSCWSLTGKFKTLSLNPSHPNPNAAAFKPLSFSANTSVNLFSKGFVSLTHLQRPSRRSIVCEAAPTKKADSAAKRARQAEKRRIYNKARKSEVKTRMKKVLEELDSQRKFLPSRS